The following are encoded together in the Osmerus eperlanus chromosome 18, fOsmEpe2.1, whole genome shotgun sequence genome:
- the LOC134038762 gene encoding ras-specific guanine nucleotide-releasing factor 2-like isoform X3 — protein sequence MQKSVRYNEGHALYLSVVARKEGTKRGSLSKKTTENSRWNEKYFALYQNVLFYFENDQSARPSGIYLLEGCTCERIPAPKVSSVGKESSDKQQQHYFLVVFGHDGQKPLELRTEEESDCNEWVECIQQASYSDIIIEREVLMQKYIHLVQIMETEKVAANQLRTQLEDQDTEIERLKAEIVVLNKAKERMLPFQLNQEEEDPDIKKIKKVQSFMRGWLCRRKWKIIVQDYISSPHAESMRKRNQIVFNMVEAETEYVHQLSILVNCFLRPLRMAASSKKPPISHDDVSSIFLNSETIMFLHEIFHQGLKARIANWPTLVLADLFDILLPMLNIYQEFVRNHQYSLQVLANCKQNRDFDKLLKQYEANAACEGRMLETFLTYPMFQIPRYIITLHELMAHTPHEHVERKSLEFAKSKLEELSKMMHDEVSDTENIRKNLAIERMIVEGCDILLDTSQTFVRQGSLIQLPSSSERGMLSKVRLGSLSLRKEGERQCFLFTKHFLICTRTSGGKLHLLKQGGALSLIECTLIEELDANDEDYNAAGQGFNHLEFKIVVEPPDSPAFSVVLLAPSRQEKAAWTSDISQCIDNIRCNGLMTSVFEENSKVTVPHMIKSDARLHKDDVDICFSKTLNSCKVPQIRYASVERLLERLTDLRFLSIDFLNTFLHTYRIFTTAAVVMDKLADIYKKPFTSIPVRVQYHSSDRLSITALCPDYSLKITRLAMDQSKSLELFFATNQGTWGGDHLNNKSPRLCRKFSSPPPLSIPSRTSSPVHSRKLSLSSPVGTKVGALDLSTTPSSSAANSPTSTHCPSISSPPPTSIKPPSGLSSPPPTTTRSPSFPQTQGMSSPPPTSTKAPLDLSRGPSSPEPSPPGGEDGGGELPRIDAFCGKLRRSIRRAVLETVSLDKFIPEAPPTSEPGDMSPCRSPSTPRHLRYRPAGVQSGENPRCTMSPASAFAIATAAAGHSSSQGFTNNEKTCDKEFIIRRAATNRVLNVLRHWVSKHSQDFEMNGELKMGVVGLLEEVLRDPDLLPQERKATGNILNALSQDEQDDAQLKIEDILQMAECPKAECFESLSAMELAEQITLLDHIVFRSIPYEEFLGQGWMKVDKTERTPYIMKTSQHFNDMSNLVASQIMTHTDVGSRASSIEKWLAVADICRCLNNYNGVLEITSALNRSAIYRLKKTWAKVCKQTKALMDRLQKTVSSEGRFKNLRETLKNCNPPCVPYLGMYLTDLAFIEEGTPNFTEEGLVNFSKMRMISHIIREIRQFQQAPYRIEHQPKVTQFLLDKTLVMDEDTLYELSLKIEPRVPPG from the exons CAGCACTACTTCTTGGTCGTCTTTGGCCATGATGGACAGAAGCCGCTGGAGCTGCGGACGGAGGAGGAGTCTGACTGCAACGAGTGGGTGGAATGTATCCAACAGGCAAG ttACTCTGACATCATCATCGAGCGTGAGGTGCTGATGCAGAAGTACATCCACCTGGTCCAGATCATGGAGACAGAAAAGGTAGCAGCCAATCAGCTACGCACCCAGCTTGAGGACcaagacacagagatagagaggctgAAAGCGGAG ATTGTAGTGTTAAACAAGGCCAAGGAGAGGATGTTGCCTTTCCAGCTAaaccaggaggaagaggacccaGATATTAAGAAGATCAAAAAG GTCCAGAGCTTTATGCGTGGATGGCTGTGCCGGAGGAAGTGGAAGATCATTGTCCAGGACTACATCTCCTCGCCCCACGCCGAGAGCATGAGGAAGAGGAACCAGATCGTCTTCAACATGGTGGAGGCGGAGACGGAGTACGTCCACCAGCTGTCCATCCTGGTCAACTGCTTCCTGCGGCCGCTACGTATGGCGGCCAGCTCAAAGAAACCCCCCATTAGCCATGATGACGTCAGCAGCATATTCCTCAACAG TGAGACCATCATGTTTTTGCATGAGATCTTTCACCAGGGTCTCAAGGCACGGATAGCCAACTGGCCCACTCTCGTGTTAG CGGACCTGTTCGACATCCTGCTTCCTATGCTGAACATCTACCAGGAGTTTGTGAGAAACCACCAGTATAGCCTACAGGTGCTGGCCAACTGTAAGCAGAACCGGGACTTTGACAAGCTCCTGAAGCAGTATGAGGCCAATGCTGCCTGTGAGGGCCGCATGCTGGAGACTTTCCTTACCTACCCCATGTTCCAG atcCCTCGCTATATCATCACCCTTCATGAGCTAatggcacacacaccccacgagCACGTGGAGCGCAAGAGCCTGGAGTTTGCCAAATCTAAACTGGAGGAGTTGTCAAA GATGATGCATGATGAGGTGAGCGACACAGAGAATATTCGCAAGAACCTGGCGATAGAGAGGATGATTGTAGAGGGCTGTGACATACTATTGGACACCAGCCAGACCTTCGTCAGACAAG GCTCTCTTATCCAGTTGCCATCCAGCAGTGAACGAGGCATGCTCAGTAAGGTGCGCCTAGGTTCCCTGTCACTCAGGAAGGAAGGGGAACGACAATGCTTCCTGTTTACCAAACACTTCCTCATTTGCACCCGCACCTCTGGGGGAAAGCTCCACCTGCTCAAG CAGGGCGGTGCATTATCTCTGATAGAGTGCACTCTCATCGAGGAGCTGGATGCCAACGATGAGGACT ACAATGCTGCTGGACAGGGCTTCAACCACCTGGAGTTCAAGATAGTAGTGGAGCCCCCTGATAGTCCTGCTTTCTCCGTCGTCCTGTTGGCCCCCTCCCGGCAGGAAAAAGCTGCATGGACCAGTGACATCAGCCAG tgTATCGACAATATTCGCTGCAATGGCCTGATGACAAGTGTGTTTGAGGAGAACTCCAAAGTCACTGTGCCACACATGATCAA GTCGGATGCCAGGCTTCACAAAGACGATGTCGACATTTGCTTCAGCAAGACCCTCAACTCCTGCAAGGTCCCCCAGATACGCTACGCCAGCGTAGAGCGCCTTCTGGAGAGGCTGACTGACCTGCGCTTCCTGTCCATCGACTTCCTCAACACCTTCCTCCACACCTACCGGATCTTCACCACGGCCGCCGTGGTCATGGACAAGCTGGCCGACATCTACAAGAAGCCCTTCACCTCCATACCCGTTAG GGTCCAGTACCACTCATCCGACCGTCTTTCCATCACAGCCCTCTGTCCTGACTACAGCTTGAAGATCACACGGCTTGCCATGGATCAGTCCAA ATCCTTGGAACTGTTCTTCGCCACCAACCAGGGCACGTGGGGGGGCGACCACCTCAACAACAAATCCCCTCGTCTGTGTCGCaagttctcttctcctcctcctctctccatcccctctcgcACCTCCTCGCCCGTCCACTCCCGCAAACTCTCACTTAGCTCCCCAGTTGGCACTAAGGTGGGGGCTCTGGACCTAtcaaccaccccctcctcttctgccgccaactcccccacctccacccactgcccctctatctcctccccgCCGCCAACCTCCATCAAGCCACCGTCTGgcttgtcctcccctcctcccaccaccacccgcTCCCCCAGCTTCCCCCAGACCCAGGGAATGtcgtccccaccccccacatccACCAAGGCCCCCTTGGACCTCAGCCGTGGTCCAAGCTCCCCAGAGCCCAGCCCTCCCGGCGGGGAGGACGGAGGGGGAGAACTTCCACGTATTGACGCCTTCTGTGGGAAGCTGAGACGCAGCATCCGCAGGG CGGTTCTGGAGACTGTGTCTCTGGACAAGTTCATCCCTGAGGCTCCGCCCACCAGTGAACCAGGAGACATGTCTCCCTGTCGCTCGCCCTCCACGCCCAGACATCTCCGCTACCGACCGGCAGGAG TGCAATCCGGGGAGAACCCACGCTGCACAATGTCACCGGCCTCAGCCTTCGCCATCGCCACAGCAGCAGCGGGCCACAGCAGCTCTCAGG GTTTCACCAACAATGAGAAGACCTGCGACAAAGAGTTCATCATTCGCCGGGCCGCAACTAACCGTGTCCTCAACGTGCTGCGTCACTGGGTCTCCAAGCActcgcag GACTTTGAGATGAACGGAGAGCTGAAGATGGGTGTGGTCGGTCTGCTGGAGGAGGTGCTACGAGATCCTGACCTGCTGCCACAGGAGAGGAAAGCCACTGGCAACATATTAAA TGCTCTTTCTCAAGATGAACAAGATGATGCACAGCTAAAGATAGAGGACATTCTACAGATG gcgGAATGTCCTAAGGCAGAGTGTTTTGAGTCTCTGTCAGCTATGGAGCTGGCTGAACAGATCACCCTTCTGGACCACATCGTTTTCAGGAGTATCCCCTACGA GGAGTTCTTGGGCCAGGGCTGGATGAAGGTGGATAAGACTGAGAGGACTCCCTACATTATGAAGACCAGCCAGCACTTCAACGAT ATGAGTAACCTTGTAGCATCTCAGATCATGACTCACACAGACGTTGGTTCCAGAGCCAGCTCCATAGAGAAGTGGCTGGCTGTGGCCGATATCTGCCGCTGCCTCAACAACTACAATGGAGTCCTGGAGATCACCTCTGCTCTCAACCGCAGCGCCATCTACAGGCTAAAGAAGACATGGGCCAAGGTCTGCAAACAG ACCAAGGCACTGATGGACAGGCTGCAAAAAACGGTGTCATCTGAAGGAAGATTCAAGAACCTAAGAGAAACTTTGAAGAA ttgtaaTCCTCCATGTGTGCCCTACCTGGGGATGTATCTGACAGACCTGGCCTTCATAGAGGAGGGAACACCCAACTTCACTGAGGAAGGACTGGTCAATTTCTCCAAGATGAGGATG ATTTCTCACATCATTAGAGAGATCCGTCAGTTCCAGCAGGCTCCCTACAGGATAGAGCACCAACCCAAG GTGACTCAGTTTCTACTGGACAAGACGCTGGTGATGGATGAGGATACTCTATATGAGCTCTCACTGAAAATAGAACCTCGCGTACCTCCTGGCTAA
- the LOC134038762 gene encoding ras-specific guanine nucleotide-releasing factor 2-like isoform X1 — translation MQKSVRYNEGHALYLSVVARKEGTKRGSLSKKTTENSRWNEKYFALYQNVLFYFENDQSARPSGIYLLEGCTCERIPAPKVSSVGKESSDKQQQHYFLVVFGHDGQKPLELRTEEESDCNEWVECIQQASYSDIIIEREVLMQKYIHLVQIMETEKVAANQLRTQLEDQDTEIERLKAEIVVLNKAKERMLPFQLNQEEEDPDIKKIKKVQSFMRGWLCRRKWKIIVQDYISSPHAESMRKRNQIVFNMVEAETEYVHQLSILVNCFLRPLRMAASSKKPPISHDDVSSIFLNSETIMFLHEIFHQGLKARIANWPTLVLADLFDILLPMLNIYQEFVRNHQYSLQVLANCKQNRDFDKLLKQYEANAACEGRMLETFLTYPMFQIPRYIITLHELMAHTPHEHVERKSLEFAKSKLEELSKMMHDEVSDTENIRKNLAIERMIVEGCDILLDTSQTFVRQGSLIQLPSSSERGMLSKVRLGSLSLRKEGERQCFLFTKHFLICTRTSGGKLHLLKQGGALSLIECTLIEELDANDEDYNAAGQGFNHLEFKIVVEPPDSPAFSVVLLAPSRQEKAAWTSDISQCIDNIRCNGLMTSVFEENSKVTVPHMIKSDARLHKDDVDICFSKTLNSCKVPQIRYASVERLLERLTDLRFLSIDFLNTFLHTYRIFTTAAVVMDKLADIYKKPFTSIPVRVQYHSSDRLSITALCPDYSLKITRLAMDQSKSLELFFATNQGTWGGDHLNNKSPRLCRKFSSPPPLSIPSRTSSPVHSRKLSLSSPVGTKVGALDLSTTPSSSAANSPTSTHCPSISSPPPTSIKPPSGLSSPPPTTTRSPSFPQTQGMSSPPPTSTKAPLDLSRGPSSPEPSPPGGEDGGGELPRIDAFCGKLRRSIRRAVLETVSLDKFIPEAPPTSEPGDMSPCRSPSTPRHLRYRPAGVQSGENPRCTMSPASAFAIATAAAGHSSSQGFTNNEKTCDKEFIIRRAATNRVLNVLRHWVSKHSQDFEMNGELKMGVVGLLEEVLRDPDLLPQERKATGNILNALSQDEQDDAQLKIEDILQMKSCPLLHFILAECPKAECFESLSAMELAEQITLLDHIVFRSIPYEEFLGQGWMKVDKTERTPYIMKTSQHFNDMSNLVASQIMTHTDVGSRASSIEKWLAVADICRCLNNYNGVLEITSALNRSAIYRLKKTWAKVCKQTKALMDRLQKTVSSEGRFKNLRETLKNCNPPCVPYLGMYLTDLAFIEEGTPNFTEEGLVNFSKMRMISHIIREIRQFQQAPYRIEHQPKVTQFLLDKTLVMDEDTLYELSLKIEPRVPPG, via the exons CAGCACTACTTCTTGGTCGTCTTTGGCCATGATGGACAGAAGCCGCTGGAGCTGCGGACGGAGGAGGAGTCTGACTGCAACGAGTGGGTGGAATGTATCCAACAGGCAAG ttACTCTGACATCATCATCGAGCGTGAGGTGCTGATGCAGAAGTACATCCACCTGGTCCAGATCATGGAGACAGAAAAGGTAGCAGCCAATCAGCTACGCACCCAGCTTGAGGACcaagacacagagatagagaggctgAAAGCGGAG ATTGTAGTGTTAAACAAGGCCAAGGAGAGGATGTTGCCTTTCCAGCTAaaccaggaggaagaggacccaGATATTAAGAAGATCAAAAAG GTCCAGAGCTTTATGCGTGGATGGCTGTGCCGGAGGAAGTGGAAGATCATTGTCCAGGACTACATCTCCTCGCCCCACGCCGAGAGCATGAGGAAGAGGAACCAGATCGTCTTCAACATGGTGGAGGCGGAGACGGAGTACGTCCACCAGCTGTCCATCCTGGTCAACTGCTTCCTGCGGCCGCTACGTATGGCGGCCAGCTCAAAGAAACCCCCCATTAGCCATGATGACGTCAGCAGCATATTCCTCAACAG TGAGACCATCATGTTTTTGCATGAGATCTTTCACCAGGGTCTCAAGGCACGGATAGCCAACTGGCCCACTCTCGTGTTAG CGGACCTGTTCGACATCCTGCTTCCTATGCTGAACATCTACCAGGAGTTTGTGAGAAACCACCAGTATAGCCTACAGGTGCTGGCCAACTGTAAGCAGAACCGGGACTTTGACAAGCTCCTGAAGCAGTATGAGGCCAATGCTGCCTGTGAGGGCCGCATGCTGGAGACTTTCCTTACCTACCCCATGTTCCAG atcCCTCGCTATATCATCACCCTTCATGAGCTAatggcacacacaccccacgagCACGTGGAGCGCAAGAGCCTGGAGTTTGCCAAATCTAAACTGGAGGAGTTGTCAAA GATGATGCATGATGAGGTGAGCGACACAGAGAATATTCGCAAGAACCTGGCGATAGAGAGGATGATTGTAGAGGGCTGTGACATACTATTGGACACCAGCCAGACCTTCGTCAGACAAG GCTCTCTTATCCAGTTGCCATCCAGCAGTGAACGAGGCATGCTCAGTAAGGTGCGCCTAGGTTCCCTGTCACTCAGGAAGGAAGGGGAACGACAATGCTTCCTGTTTACCAAACACTTCCTCATTTGCACCCGCACCTCTGGGGGAAAGCTCCACCTGCTCAAG CAGGGCGGTGCATTATCTCTGATAGAGTGCACTCTCATCGAGGAGCTGGATGCCAACGATGAGGACT ACAATGCTGCTGGACAGGGCTTCAACCACCTGGAGTTCAAGATAGTAGTGGAGCCCCCTGATAGTCCTGCTTTCTCCGTCGTCCTGTTGGCCCCCTCCCGGCAGGAAAAAGCTGCATGGACCAGTGACATCAGCCAG tgTATCGACAATATTCGCTGCAATGGCCTGATGACAAGTGTGTTTGAGGAGAACTCCAAAGTCACTGTGCCACACATGATCAA GTCGGATGCCAGGCTTCACAAAGACGATGTCGACATTTGCTTCAGCAAGACCCTCAACTCCTGCAAGGTCCCCCAGATACGCTACGCCAGCGTAGAGCGCCTTCTGGAGAGGCTGACTGACCTGCGCTTCCTGTCCATCGACTTCCTCAACACCTTCCTCCACACCTACCGGATCTTCACCACGGCCGCCGTGGTCATGGACAAGCTGGCCGACATCTACAAGAAGCCCTTCACCTCCATACCCGTTAG GGTCCAGTACCACTCATCCGACCGTCTTTCCATCACAGCCCTCTGTCCTGACTACAGCTTGAAGATCACACGGCTTGCCATGGATCAGTCCAA ATCCTTGGAACTGTTCTTCGCCACCAACCAGGGCACGTGGGGGGGCGACCACCTCAACAACAAATCCCCTCGTCTGTGTCGCaagttctcttctcctcctcctctctccatcccctctcgcACCTCCTCGCCCGTCCACTCCCGCAAACTCTCACTTAGCTCCCCAGTTGGCACTAAGGTGGGGGCTCTGGACCTAtcaaccaccccctcctcttctgccgccaactcccccacctccacccactgcccctctatctcctccccgCCGCCAACCTCCATCAAGCCACCGTCTGgcttgtcctcccctcctcccaccaccacccgcTCCCCCAGCTTCCCCCAGACCCAGGGAATGtcgtccccaccccccacatccACCAAGGCCCCCTTGGACCTCAGCCGTGGTCCAAGCTCCCCAGAGCCCAGCCCTCCCGGCGGGGAGGACGGAGGGGGAGAACTTCCACGTATTGACGCCTTCTGTGGGAAGCTGAGACGCAGCATCCGCAGGG CGGTTCTGGAGACTGTGTCTCTGGACAAGTTCATCCCTGAGGCTCCGCCCACCAGTGAACCAGGAGACATGTCTCCCTGTCGCTCGCCCTCCACGCCCAGACATCTCCGCTACCGACCGGCAGGAG TGCAATCCGGGGAGAACCCACGCTGCACAATGTCACCGGCCTCAGCCTTCGCCATCGCCACAGCAGCAGCGGGCCACAGCAGCTCTCAGG GTTTCACCAACAATGAGAAGACCTGCGACAAAGAGTTCATCATTCGCCGGGCCGCAACTAACCGTGTCCTCAACGTGCTGCGTCACTGGGTCTCCAAGCActcgcag GACTTTGAGATGAACGGAGAGCTGAAGATGGGTGTGGTCGGTCTGCTGGAGGAGGTGCTACGAGATCCTGACCTGCTGCCACAGGAGAGGAAAGCCACTGGCAACATATTAAA TGCTCTTTCTCAAGATGAACAAGATGATGCACAGCTAAAGATAGAGGACATTCTACAGATG AAAAGCTGTCCTCTGCTCCACTTCATCTTG gcgGAATGTCCTAAGGCAGAGTGTTTTGAGTCTCTGTCAGCTATGGAGCTGGCTGAACAGATCACCCTTCTGGACCACATCGTTTTCAGGAGTATCCCCTACGA GGAGTTCTTGGGCCAGGGCTGGATGAAGGTGGATAAGACTGAGAGGACTCCCTACATTATGAAGACCAGCCAGCACTTCAACGAT ATGAGTAACCTTGTAGCATCTCAGATCATGACTCACACAGACGTTGGTTCCAGAGCCAGCTCCATAGAGAAGTGGCTGGCTGTGGCCGATATCTGCCGCTGCCTCAACAACTACAATGGAGTCCTGGAGATCACCTCTGCTCTCAACCGCAGCGCCATCTACAGGCTAAAGAAGACATGGGCCAAGGTCTGCAAACAG ACCAAGGCACTGATGGACAGGCTGCAAAAAACGGTGTCATCTGAAGGAAGATTCAAGAACCTAAGAGAAACTTTGAAGAA ttgtaaTCCTCCATGTGTGCCCTACCTGGGGATGTATCTGACAGACCTGGCCTTCATAGAGGAGGGAACACCCAACTTCACTGAGGAAGGACTGGTCAATTTCTCCAAGATGAGGATG ATTTCTCACATCATTAGAGAGATCCGTCAGTTCCAGCAGGCTCCCTACAGGATAGAGCACCAACCCAAG GTGACTCAGTTTCTACTGGACAAGACGCTGGTGATGGATGAGGATACTCTATATGAGCTCTCACTGAAAATAGAACCTCGCGTACCTCCTGGCTAA